From the Kogia breviceps isolate mKogBre1 chromosome 10, mKogBre1 haplotype 1, whole genome shotgun sequence genome, the window accactgcgccaccagggaagccctgcactctttttaaaaaaaaatttattggagtatatgtTGTCCACTGGCCAGATCTGGAGAGGAGCTCTTTACCCTTCCAGTAGCCAGCTAGCAGGGGCTGGGGATGAGGATGGAATGGTAAAATCTAACAGCTAATATTTAAACTtcatgcaacaagagaagcctagTCTCGGTGCGTCTTGGAAGCAATAGAGAAGCAAAGGCGTTTAAACACTTTTTATTGGAAAACTTCAAACATATTTAAGAGTAGACAAAATACTTAATGAATCCCTATGCTCTCATCATTCAGCCTTAACAATGATCAACTCATGGCTATTTGACAACAGCATTTCAATGCCCTCCTTCTACTTAGTTGGAAACatctgctctctttctctctctctctctctctgtatctcttgTATTCTGTGGACACATTTGACCATCTAAGGTAGGCAGACTTGTGCCCTCCCCATCACCAGAGATGTCCATGTCCTGATGCCTGGAAACTGAATATGTGAGGTTACATAGCAAAGggaaactgtttgcagatggaattatgGTTGTTAGTCAGATGACCTTAAAATAGAAAGATTATCTGTGATTATTTGGGTGAGTCCGATGTAATCATAAGAGTCTTTCAAtatgggagagggaagaagaggaggtcAGACTGATGCAATGTGAGAAGATCCTGCGGTTTCTGACTTTGAACATGGAGGAAGGGGACCATAAGCCAAGGAActcaggtggcctctagaagctggaagatgcagggaaatggattcttccctagGGACTCCAGAAAGGCTCTACTAAcacctcaattttattttattttattttattttattttattttatttttttattttatttattttttttttgcggtacgcgggcctctcactgttgtggcctctccagttgcggagcacaggctccggacgcgcaggctcagcggccatggctcacggacccatcctctccgcggtatgtgggatcttcccggatcgggacacgaacccatgtcccctgcctcagcaggcggattctcaaccactgcaccaccagggaagcccaacacctcAATTTTAACTCAGTGAGACCCATGTCGGACCTCTGTTCTTCAAAATTGTAAGATAGTAAGTTGGTGTTGTtgtaagccattaagtttgtggttacttgttatagcagccataggaaaccaaTACACCATCATCTTTTAAGGATGAGAACCAGGTCTATTTCCATAGACACAGGGTCTAATCTAGGAGCAGCCCCTCAGAAGGGGGCCACTTCTGCACCCCAGAACCTCCTGAAGGTTGAGGTCAAGATTATGTAGCTATGGAGATGCACGAGAAAGGGGTGCTGGAAGAGAATGATCTGGATCCCAAAGGGAAACAGAATCAGGTGTTTCTATTGCTGAGAAGTCAGTGAAGAGATTGGGACCCCAAGGGTGAAGGTCCTCATGTACCTGGTGTCAGCAGCCAGGAAGGGTAATGCTGGCAGCCAGTGATGAGCTGTGAGCCAGGACAGCTGGgttaggaaggggtggggagctTGAGGAAAGGAGCAGTGTGGGAACACCCAGCTTCCCTGAATCATTCAAGTGGCACCTATTGCCAGAGAACGAATTAGGAAAGAAGTTGGAACCTAGAGATGTATTGTTTCCACAACCACTGGCTCAGCCTGTTTCTGATGTCCCACGCCCACTAACAGGATAAAGGGCTGGCTGTCTTGGGGCTGAGGGAAATGCAGAGCAAGATGCAGGGCCATGTGGCAGGGAGCCGGGCTCCTCTGGGCCTGCTCCTGGTCTGTCTTCATCTCCCAGGTATGGAGGCTGTGCCAACCTTTGGGCAGGAGCGGACTGGTGGTCCTCGGGGAACTGGGACTGAGGGAAGAGGTAAAGGTGGGAGCGTGTACAGTTGGGTCCCTGAGGGAGGAAAGAGTTGGCACAGGCAAAGTGGAGGGACTTGAAGCAAAGGGAATCAGGGAGTGAGGGAAGGGAGGGCACTGAGACTAAACATCTGGTCCACTGGctgcctcctcttccccttccctcaggCCTCTTTGCCCGGAGCATCGGTGTGGTGGAGGAGAAATTTCCCCGAGACTTTGGGATCAACCGGCCTCTGCTTGGACAACCTTCCTTGACCGACCCCTCCAACTGGGAACATCCTCAGCCCAAAGCAGACCCTGGGCCTAATGATTTAGCAAGGGCTCCTCTGAAGCCCATTGCTTCTCCATCACATGGCTCTCAACCTGCAGGAGGTGCTGGGCTACAGTGGTGGCCCCCATTTGGTGGGCTGCCCTCCATGGATTCCTGGTCCTCGGAGGACCATTGGCCGATGATGGCTGCTGTGGACGAGGACCATGTGGGAGAAGTGCTGCCCAGAGAACCGTCCTACCTTTCTAGTGGGGCTGCCCTCCCTCCGGGCAGTGGGCCTTTGCCTGCAGAGCCCTCTGCACACCCCGCGGACCCCTCACCTAAGGCTTCACTCCTCCACCAGGACTCTGAGTTGAGACAGCCAATCCGCTCTAATGTGCTGGGCGCCCAGGGAGAAATCCTTGCCCGACACTCTCCCTGGTCTCTCATCAACAGGATTCGATGGTCACTTCTGCATGGTTACCCCTGGAGGACCCTGAATCCCCATGTATCCTGGGGAGGTGGAGGTCCTGGCACTGGATGGGGAATAAGGCCCTTGCCATACCCTGTGAGAATCTGGGGTAACAGTAATCAATACCCAAGTACTAGCTGGTGGAATATTAATCGGGATCCAGGTACCAGATGGGGGAACATTCATCTAAACCCAGGTATTAATCAATTTCCTCCCAGAGTTCTCCATTCTCCTGGCTCTTATTGAAACATCCCAGCTGGCTTTCCCAATCCTCAAAACCCTGGGTCATAGTGGATTTAGGAGAATGACAGAGGGGGGACAGCCCTAAGTTAGAAGTCAGAGAAGGGAGTCCTGCTCCCTCCCCTTGCAGTGTGAGCTAAACCTTATCAGCTGTTTTCTAGCGTCCTCTCCACTTTCACTGCCTCCCTGCTCCCCATGTGCTGATCTCCAATAAAACACAGCATTTACTGAGTCCGCTTCTTCTGAGTGTCTTTGCTTCTGGGTGGGAACTGGAGTTTTGTCCATCCCCATTTTCTAGTCATCCTCATGTCCCTCTAGGGTCCTCCTGACACTCTCTTGCTATCCCGATCCTTTGCAAAAGATCAAAGCCCAGGTGTGTGAGGGCGGGGCCTCGTGGTCTCATATGGGCCAAGTGGGAGAGCTGGTTCTAGAATTGTCCTGGAATCTGaaaaggggaggaggggcagcaggACTAACTGAGATGGCACCTGTGACAGGAGGCAAGGATGAGGTCCAGGAAGTTGGTACCAGGGCCAAGTGGGGAATGAATAGTCTTTGATTCAGAGACGCAGAGGGTCAGAGAAAGTCATTTTTGTCTGTGCTTACCTTTTCTTCCCAGAAAGTTATGGTTCTTGGAAGTGGAAGAGGCATTGATCTCCCTTACACACATCGCTTGGTACATTGTGACCCAGAGAACCACAGACTTTGGGCATTTGCTGAACAAATAGCAGACCTCaatagaggaagaaaggaaagggagaagggacAGGAAGAGAGAAACTTGGAGCCAACAGTCCTGCCTATGGCTGCATTTGATGCTTTTATTCTCAAGTGATGACACAGTCTCTTCTTTTGGTCACACTACCCTCCCTTAGGTTTTCCCAGGAGCTCAGTATCCCTGTACAGGAGTtggagtggggtgaggaaggGTCATTCTAAGAAAGTGCAGAAGGAAGTTAACAGAAGCTGGTGGGGGTGATGGGGTTTCCAGAGGGCACACTCCTGTTGTCCACCCATGTCTTCCCATCACCAGCCACACCACCCTCTATCACCCCAACCTCCTCCCCCAATTCTTTCCCACCCTGGACTCTCACTTTCTCCCTGTCCTGGGGCAGGCTGTTCTGTTTTCAGCACCTGTCTCTTCCACAAGCCCAAGCTCATTCTCAGGCTTGGTCTCATTTCTGTCTGTCCCTCTTTCTGGCTGCCTCCCTCTCTCTAGTCACTCCTATTTGCACTTTTAAATTCTGTGTCCTCACTCCCCTCCTCTGTTCCCCACAAGCACCACGGGAAAGGGACTTTTCTTGTTCATTGCGGAACTCCCAGCACCGCGGACAGCGTCTGGACCAAGGTCAGCACTCAGCAAACACTGAGTCAACGCACTCGCACTCTCTCTGACTtccctgttttctctcttcttctactTTATTCCTGAGCCACAGGGCTGCACACAGACTCCCATTTGTACTGCTACCATGCCCTTCCCAGAGCCTCACTGACATCTCCCTAGAAACGCCACAAAGCCCTTCTCAGCTTGGGAATGCTCTGTACATTCCATTCTTTCACCTTCATTAACA encodes:
- the C10H6orf15 gene encoding uncharacterized protein C6orf15 homolog, with protein sequence MQSKMQGHVAGSRAPLGLLLVCLHLPGLFARSIGVVEEKFPRDFGINRPLLGQPSLTDPSNWEHPQPKADPGPNDLARAPLKPIASPSHGSQPAGGAGLQWWPPFGGLPSMDSWSSEDHWPMMAAVDEDHVGEVLPREPSYLSSGAALPPGSGPLPAEPSAHPADPSPKASLLHQDSELRQPIRSNVLGAQGEILARHSPWSLINRIRWSLLHGYPWRTLNPHVSWGGGGPGTGWGIRPLPYPVRIWGNSNQYPSTSWWNINRDPGTRWGNIHLNPGINQFPPRVLHSPGSY